The stretch of DNA AAGTCGAAGGTAAAATTAGTAAGTCAGAAGTTTCTCTTTGAGTAAGATTTAATCCATTTTCAAGCTTTTTTAACAAACTCAGATTAGCATTATAAATATGATGCAGTAATTTTCTATTGTATTGAGGCGGTTCAAAAAGCATTTCGTTTTCCATTTTATAATAACCATTATCAAAAAAGGTAATGGTTACTCTTTCAAGCGGATAATAACTCGTTTTATCATTAATGCCAAGTGGAATATATTCGGTTGTTGTAAATGAAGCGTCATCATATTCAATTACAACATCATCCTGAGCCGAATAAAATAATTTTACTTGCTCATTTATTAACTCAATATCAACCCGCGAGTAAAATGTCTTATCGCGTACTTTTTTCTTATTTCCAGCCCAACAAACCACAAATAATTCTTTAAAAACTTTGTATTTAGAATGTAAATCAGCATGCTTGTTATTAATAAAATCTAAAACGCCGTCTAGTGTGTGTTCTATGCTATTTCTAGAATTGTTCTCAATACTTATTACCGTTTCAGTATTGAGTTTAGAGAAAGGAATTTTTTCTTCGGTAGGAATCGAATTACTGCCTCTTCTTACAAAAGTAGAGTAAGCCGGAATGGTATAAATTCCCTTTCTAAAAAATGAAGTTTTACTTTTAGGTTTAATAGTAACTAAGCCAATAACTTTAGATTTTGGTAAATTAGGAAAAGGAATGTTTTCATACTGAATTTTAGGTGGATTTTCCAAATAAGCATTTACCAAGTTTTGAATGCGACTGTCGT from Flavobacterium haoranii encodes:
- a CDS encoding ATP-binding protein, whose amino-acid sequence is MINKRLLIKNLLAHHDENSFYDKKRQLNLHTKEGKAKFLKHICALSNSNPVNNSYILVGVEDETNEIVGDDFFDDSRIQNLVNAYLENPPKIQYENIPFPNLPKSKVIGLVTIKPKSKTSFFRKGIYTIPAYSTFVRRGSNSIPTEEKIPFSKLNTETVISIENNSRNSIEHTLDGVLDFINNKHADLHSKYKVFKELFVVCWAGNKKKVRDKTFYSRVDIELINEQVKLFYSAQDDVVIEYDDASFTTTEYIPLGINDKTSYYPLERVTITFFDNGYYKMENEMLFEPPQYNRKLLHHIYNANLSLLKKLENGLNLTQRETSDLLILPSTLMICYLNGFEDAKQKLIEAKTILKKLENQDAYIAFKEVMRVLRKMKYN